Part of the Balaenoptera acutorostrata chromosome 17, mBalAcu1.1, whole genome shotgun sequence genome, TTAGAGTGAGAAGAATCAGAACGAAGAAAACTGAAGTATAACTACCTCTCAGAATCTCAGAATGTCTCAGTATGCTGGAACCAAACAGGTCCTCTGTGCAGTGTTTTCTAAACAGTAGGCTCTAACCAGTTAGGTCATGAAATCAATTTACTGGATTACAActagcattaaaaaaatgaactagaACAAACGAGCAAATATTAGACTGTATGTACTAAATAAAGTTAGGATGAGTGCTGTTTGGAAACTATTGTTTTAGACATATATGTGCACTTACACACATATCTGAACCCTAGGTTGCAATGTAATATGTTATTGCAGCgtgtaaaaaacaaacttggaaATTATTCTCCAGCATCTCATCCAGTCACATATCCAATGAAAGAACCCATCCACAATATTTATGTTAGTAAACATGGCAAGACGAATCAGCCAAAGAATCTAGAATACTTCTATTCTCATTTGATGAACATTTACAAGAACAGGGATCAAGGGAAAAATATGACTCAATCATCAGTTGGCGAGATACGTTCGGTAGATTACTTCTTTCTGCCCGTGGACGCCGCCAAGTAAGCATCGTTGACGTCTCCCCCCCCTCCACTGCCGTCATGTCTAAGTCAGAGTCACCCAAAGAGCCCGAACAGCTGCGGAAGCTCTTCATCGGAGGTTTGAGCTTTGAAACAACCGATGAGAGTCTGAGGAGCCATTTTGAGCAGTGGGGAACGCTCACAGATTGTGTGGTAATGAGGGATCCAAACACCAAACGCTCCAGAGGCTTCGGGTTTGTCACATATGCCACTGTGGAGGAGGTGGATGCGGCCATGAATGCAAGGCCACACAAGGTGGATGGAAGAGTGGTGGAACCAAAGAGGGCCGTCTCAAGAGAAGATTCTCAAAGACCTGGTGCCCACTTAACTGTGAAGAAGATTTTTGTTGGTGGCATTAAAGAAGACACTGAGGAACATCATCTAAGAGATTATTTTGAACAGTATGGGAAAATTGAAGTGATTGAAATCATGACTGATCGAGGCAGTGGCAAAAAGAGAGGCTTTGCTTTTGTAACCTTTGATGACCATGACTCTGTAGACAAGATTGTCATTCAGAAGTACCACACTGTGAATGGCCACAACTGTGAAGTAAGGAAAGCCCTATCTAAGCAAGAGATGGCTAGTGCCTCATCCAGCCAAAGAGGTCGAGGTGGTTCTGGAAACTTTGGTGGTGGTCGTGGAGGTGGTTTTGGTGGGAATGACAACTTTGGTCGTGGAGGAAACTTCAGTGGTCGAGGTGGCTTTGGTGGCAGCCGCGGTGGTGGTGGATatggtggca contains:
- the LOC103019337 gene encoding LOW QUALITY PROTEIN: heterogeneous nuclear ribonucleoprotein A1 (The sequence of the model RefSeq protein was modified relative to this genomic sequence to represent the inferred CDS: deleted 2 bases in 1 codon), which produces MSKSESPKEPEQLRKLFIGGLSFETTDESLRSHFEQWGTLTDCVVMRDPNTKRSRGFGFVTYATVEEVDAAMNARPHKVDGRVVEPKRAVSREDSQRPGAHLTVKKIFVGGIKEDTEEHHLRDYFEQYGKIEVIEIMTDRGSGKKRGFAFVTFDDHDSVDKIVIQKYHTVNGHNCEVRKALSKQEMASASSSQRGRGGSGNFGGGRGGGFGGNDNFGRGGNFSGRGGFGGSRGGGGYGGSGDGYNGFGNDGSNFGGGGSYNDFGSYNNQSSNFGPMKGGNFGGRSSGPYGGGGQYFAKPRNQGGYGGSSSSSSYQWQKVLITARKQSLAGEESQRSDREATGYNRFVNSAKHSGGRA